In a single window of the Olivibacter sp. SDN3 genome:
- a CDS encoding sigma-70 family RNA polymerase sigma factor, which produces MNIKKINDDVVSRLKNDDREAFKYLYDEYWFLLFNQAYKRLPNEEIVKGLIQDLFADIWQNRSKLVIQTSIVAYLKQALKYKIFNYIKAQIVREKYIAKIAGNNHLPNSNQTEQQINYLELQKAISHCIASLPLQPQRVYLLKHEQDMSYLEIADHLQISVSTVEKHMIKALKIIRQQIKGIYRE; this is translated from the coding sequence GTGAATATTAAAAAAATCAATGATGACGTTGTAAGTAGGTTGAAAAATGACGATCGGGAAGCCTTTAAGTATTTATATGACGAATATTGGTTTTTGCTTTTCAATCAAGCCTATAAGCGTTTGCCCAATGAAGAGATTGTTAAAGGTTTAATCCAAGATTTGTTTGCAGATATTTGGCAAAATCGTTCAAAGCTCGTTATTCAGACCTCCATAGTGGCTTACCTCAAGCAAGCACTTAAATATAAAATCTTTAACTACATTAAAGCACAGATCGTTAGGGAGAAATATATCGCCAAAATAGCTGGAAATAATCATTTGCCAAATAGCAACCAAACTGAACAACAAATTAATTATCTAGAACTCCAAAAGGCAATCTCTCATTGTATAGCATCACTTCCTCTTCAACCACAGCGTGTTTATTTATTGAAGCATGAGCAAGATATGTCTTACTTGGAAATTGCCGATCATCTTCAAATATCAGTCAGCACGGTAGAGAAACACATGATAAAAGCATTAAAAATCATAAGACAGCAGATAAAGGGTATTTATCGAGAGTAA